Proteins from a single region of Mytilus trossulus isolate FHL-02 chromosome 2, PNRI_Mtr1.1.1.hap1, whole genome shotgun sequence:
- the LOC134708286 gene encoding DAZ-associated protein 2-like, with the protein MSGKPNKSPYQTPGYPTQGYPTAGYPTQQYQQGPPGYSSSFAHGSPAPGVTVTHMAQSYQSPGAYGAPPQGPPPPYSYAPPQQGYTTQQGGYPTQQGGYPTQQPQPFVANNVFDSGARFDGIAQPNIPPPPPGYAPNAAQYAQMQGQTVIGTQQRSNFWTGGSGGGYTLGGL; encoded by the exons ATGTCAG GAAAACCAAATAAGTCCCCTTACCAAACACCAGGGTATCCTACCCAGGGTTACCCCACCGCTGGTTACCCTACTCAACAATATCAGCAAGGGCCACCAGGATACAGTAGTAGCTTTGCTC ATGGCTCACCAGCTCCAGGTGTGACAGTAACTCACATGGCACAGTCTTATCAATCTCCTGGAGCCTATGGTGCACCACCTCAGGGACCACCACCACCCTATTCATAC gccCCTCCACAACAAGGTTATACAACACAACAAGGAGGTTATCCAACACAACAAGGAGGTTATCCAACACAACAACCACAACCATTTGTAGCCAATAATGTCTTTGATTCAGGTGCCAGGTTTGATGGAATAGCACAGCCCAATATACCT CCTCCTCCACCAGGATATGCACCCAATGCTGCCCAATATGCCCAAATGCAGGGGCAGACTGTAATAGGAACACAACAAAGGAGTAACTTCTGGACCGGAGGTAGTGGAGGTGGATACACACTAGGAGGACTATAA
- the LOC134708285 gene encoding cullin-1-like — protein sequence MAGSRQNPHGLKQIGLDQIWDDLRGGIKHVYNRQSMARNRYMELYTHVYNYCTSVHQSGQAGQQSSSRAQGGRRPKPPTGGAQFVGFELYKRLKDFLKSYLVTVLRDGQDFLDEQVLSFYTKQWEDYQFSSKVLNGVCAYLNRHWVRRECDEGTKGIYEIYSLALIIWRDNLFKPLNKQVTNAVLKLIEKERYGETINTRLVSGVINCYVELGLNEDDPSTKGPTLSVYKDHFENPFLDDTEQFYTRESTEFLRQNPVTEYMKKAEARLMEEHKRVQLYLHESTQDVLARKCEKVLIEKHLEIFHCEFQNLLHDDKNDDLGRMYQLVSRIQDGLGELKNLLETHIYNQGMEAIDKCGEAGLNDPKIYVQTILDVHKKYHALVLTAFSNDSGFVAALDKACGRFINNNSVTKLANSSSKSPELLARYCDLLLKKSSKNPEEAELEDTLNQVMIVFKYIEDKDVFQKFYSKMLAKRLVQHMSASDDAEASMISKLKQACGFEYTSKLQRMFQDISVSKELNDQFREHLKKSPAEDQLDIDFSVQVLSSGSWPFQQSCTFALPQEMERSFQRFTCFYSNRHSGRKLNWLYHMSKGELVTHCFKNRYTLQASTFQIAVLLQFNLENSLSVQQLLDSTQIKLDMLQQVLQILLKSKLLVTDDDENELVPTSQLSLFFGYKNKKLRVNINVPMKQEVKIEQEATHKHIEEDRKLLIQAAIVRIMKMRKTSKHQQLLGEVLNQLSSRFKPRVPVIKKCIDILIEKEYLERVEGQKDTYSYLA from the exons atgGCAGGATCCCGTCAAAATCCGCATGGATTGAAGCAAATTGGATTAGACCAGATTTGGGATGATCTTAGAGGAGGAATCAAACATGTATACAACCGACAGAGCATGGCTAGAAACAGATACATGGAACTATACAC ACATGTTTACAATTACTGTACAAGTGTTCACCAGTCTGGACAAGCTGGTCAACAGTCATCTTCAAGGGCACAAGGTGGGCGTCGTCCAAAACCACCCACAGGAGGAGCCCAGTTTGTTGGGTTTGAGCTGTATAAAAGACTAAAAGATTTTCTTAAATCCTACCTGGTCACAGTGTTGAGG GATGGACAAGATTTTCTTGATGAGCAGGTTCTATCATTCTACACCAAACAATGGGAGGATTATCAGTTTTCCAGTAAGGTATTAAATGGAGTGTGTGCCTATCTAAACAGACATTGGGTCAGGAGAGAATGTGACGAAGGAACTAAAGgcatttatgaaatttattct ctTGCATTAATTATATGGAGGGATAATTTATTCAAACCACTGAATAAACAAGTAACAAATGCTGTCCTTAAACTAATAGAAAAGGAGAGATATGGTGAAACCATTAACACCAGACTTGTCAGTGGTGTAATTAATTGTTATG TTGAGCTTGGCCTGAATGAAGATGACCCATCTACCAAAGGTCCAACATTAAGTGTTTATAAAGATCACTTTGAGAATCCATTCTTAGATGATACAGAACAGTTTTATACAAGAGAGAGTACAGAGTTCCTAAGACAAAATCCTGTTACAGAATATATGAAAAAG GCTGAAGCCAGACTAATGGAAGAACACAAGAGAGTACAGTTGTATTTACACGAAAGTACACAGGATGTTCTTGCCAGGAAATGTGAGAAAGTTCTCATAGAGAAACATCTGGAAATATTCCACTGTGAATTCCAGAATCTCTTACATGATGAcaaaaatgatg ATTTAGGAAGAATGTATCAATTGGTGTCTAGGATACAGGATGGTCTTGGAGAACTGAAGAATTTGTtagaaacacatatatataaccAAGGAATGGAAGCCATAGATAAATGTGGAGAGGCTGGTCTCAAT GACCCTAAGATATATGTACAGACAATTTTAGATGTTCATAAGAAATATCATGCCTTAGTGTTGACGGCATTTAGTAATGACTCAGGGTTTGTGGCAGCCTTAGATAAG GCATGTGgtagatttataaataataattcagtAACAAAGTTGGCTAATTCCTCCAGTAAATCACCTGAATTGTTAGCAAGATACTGTGATCTTTTACTTAAAAAGAG TTCCAAGAACCCAGAGGAAGCTGAATTAGAGGATACATTAAATCAAGTG ATGATAGTATTTAAATACATAGAAGATAAAGATGTGTTCCAGAAATTCTACAGTAAAATGCTGGCTAAGAGATTAGTGCAACACATGTCTGCAAGTGATGATGCTGAAGCCAGTATGATCTCAAAATTAAAG cAAGCCTGTGGATTTGAGTATACATCCAAACTACAAAGAATGTTTCAAGACATCAGTGTCAGTAAAGAACTTAACGATCAATTCAGGGAACATCTTAAAAAATCTCCTGCTGAAGACCAGCTGGATA tTGATTTCAGCGTACAGGTGCTAAGCTCAGGGTCGTGGCCTTTTCAACAGTCTTGTACATTCGCTCTGCCACAAGAG aTGGAGAGAAGTTTTCAAAGATTTACCTGTTTCTATAGTAACCGCCACAGTGGTAGAAAATTAAATTGGTTGTATCATATGTCTAAAGGAGAGTTGGTCacacattgttttaaaaatagatatacatTACAG GCCTCCACATTTCAAATAGCCGTCCTTTTAcagtttaatttagaaaatagttTATCAGTTCAACAATTACTGGATAGTACACAAATCAAATTG GATATGTTACAGCAAGTTCTCCAGATACTGCTCAAATCTAAGTTACTAGTTACAGACGATGATGAAAATGAACTTGTCCCTACGTCACAACTGTCTCTTTTCTTTGGATACAAAAA taaAAAGTTACgtgtaaatataaatgttccAATGAAACAAGAGGTGAAAATAGAACAGGAAGCTACACACAAACACATTGAAGAAGATCGAAAACTTCTAAttcag GCAGCCATAGTACGTATAATGAAAATGAGGAAGACATCAAAACATCAACAACTTTTAGGAGAAGTTTTGAACCAGCTATCATCTAGATTTAAGCCCAGAGTTCCTGTGATTAag AAATGTATAGACATTTTGATAGAGAAGGAATATCTAGAACGTGTTGAAGGACAGAAGGATACATACAGTTACTTAGCATAA